A single window of Sphingobacterium sp. ML3W DNA harbors:
- a CDS encoding KdsC family phosphatase, which translates to MIFDNLKKVKAFVLDVDGVLTDGRVLVNEDGHQMRSFNIKDGYVLQLAVKRGYPVIIITGGNSKGVVKRLEGLGIKEVHSGISNKMEKLKEILERYNLEFEDILYMGDDMPDLPCMQFAGLATCPSDAIEEVKKVCHYISPVAGGFGAVRDVMEKVLKIQGRWELDHEIRSI; encoded by the coding sequence ATGATTTTTGATAATCTAAAAAAAGTGAAAGCTTTTGTATTGGATGTAGACGGTGTATTAACTGATGGTCGAGTACTTGTAAATGAAGATGGGCATCAGATGCGATCTTTCAATATTAAGGATGGATATGTATTGCAGTTGGCTGTTAAGCGGGGTTATCCGGTCATCATTATTACAGGAGGAAATTCGAAAGGTGTAGTAAAGAGGCTAGAAGGACTAGGAATCAAAGAAGTTCATTCTGGGATTTCTAATAAAATGGAGAAGCTAAAAGAAATATTGGAACGCTATAATTTAGAATTTGAAGATATTCTCTATATGGGGGATGATATGCCTGATTTGCCATGTATGCAATTTGCGGGTTTGGCTACCTGTCCTTCTGATGCTATCGAGGAGGTTAAAAAAGTTTGTCACTATATATCGCCTGTAGCAGGTGGCTTTGGTGCTGTTCGCGATGTGATGGAAAAAGTCCTGAAAATACAGGGAAGATGGGAACTGGATCATGAAATTAGAAGCATTTAG